One genomic window of Molothrus aeneus isolate 106 chromosome 22, BPBGC_Maene_1.0, whole genome shotgun sequence includes the following:
- the LOC136565717 gene encoding beta-galactosidase-1-like protein 2 isoform X1 has protein sequence MWPCGGRRQRRLGGVALLLVVLWLLLRRYYPCLLLAVSEPCENAVLLRFNWSELTPLGLWGRTHGLQTENSEFLLEGMPFRILGGSMHYFRVPREYWEDRMLKMRACGLNTLTTYVPWNLHEKERGKFDFSKNLDLRAFLSLAAKNGLWVILRPGPYICSEWDLGGLPSWLLQDPEMQLRTTYKGFTEAVDAYFDRLMRVVVPFQYKKGGPIIAVQVENEYGSYAKDPNYMNYVKMALLNRGIVELLMTSDNKNGLSFGLVEGALATVNFQKLEPGLLKYLDTVQKDQPKMVMEYWTGWFDNWGGPHYVFDADEMVNTVESILKTGASINLYMFHGGTNFGFMSGALEADEYKSDVTSYDYDAVLTEAGDYTSKFFKLRQLFSMVIGQPLPLPPMIESKASYGAILLHQYISLWDVLPALLQPIKSEFPVNMENLQLNDSIGQPYGYVLYETVIFGGGHLHSRDHVRDRAQVFVNTVYVGELDYNSVELSIPEGQQGFRQLRLLVENRGRVNYGLALNEQRKGLIGDIFLNKTPLRNFKIYSLEMKPAFMKSLQHVSGWSSVPDYFVGPAFFRGRLWIEQQPQDTFLKLQGWEKGVVFVNGQNLGRYWKIGPQETLYLPGPWLRRGGNEIVIFEERTAGRIIQSVDIPYLGRTQYVD, from the exons ATGTGGCCGTgcggggggcggcggcagcgccgccTCGGGGGCGTCGCGCTGCTCCTCGTcgtgctgtggctgctgctgcgcAG GTATtacccctgcctgctgctggctgtttcAGAGCCCTGTGAGAATGCTGTGCTACTCAG GTTTAACTGGAGCGAGCTGACccctctggggctgtgggggaggACCCATGGCCTGCAGACAGAGAACTCCGAGTTCCTGCTGGAAGGGATGCCCTTCCGCATCCTGGGGGGCTCCATGCACTACTTCAGAGTGCCCCGGGAGTACTGGGAGGATCGCATGCTCAAAATGAGAGCCTGTGGCCTCAACACCCTCACCAC GTACGTGCCGTGGAACCTGCACGAAAAGGAAAGAGGCAAGTTTGACTTCAGTAAAAACCTGGACCTGAG GGCCTTCCTTTCCCTGGCAGCTAAAAATGGGCTGTGGGTGATTCTGCGCCCTGGACCTTACATCTGCTCAGAGTGGGACCTCGGGGGTCTGCCCAG ctggctgctgcaggacccCGAGATGCAGCTGAGGACGACCTACAAGGGCTTCACGGAGGCTGTGGACGCCTACTTTGACCGCCTGATGCGCGTGGTTGTCCCTTTCCAG TACAAGAAAGGAGGTCCCATCATTGCAGTGCAGGTGGAGAATGAATATGGTTCCTATGCCAAAGACCCAAACTACATGAACTATGTCAAAATG GCCCTGTTAAACAGAGGGATTGTGGAGCTGCTGATGACCTCAGACAACAAGAATGGGCTGTCCTTTGGCTTGGTGGAAGGAG CACTGGCCACTGTTAACTTTCAGAAGCTGGAGCCTGGGCTGCTGAAATACCTTGACACAGTGCAG AAAGACCAGCCTAAGATGGTGATGGAGTACTGGACTGGCTGGTTTGATAACTGGGGAGGCCCTCACTATGTCTTTGATGCAGATG agatGGTGAATACTGTAGAAAGCATCCTCAAAACAGGAGCATCCATCAACCTCTACATGTTCCATGGAGGCACCAACTTTGGCTTCATGAGCGGGGCTCTGGAAGCTGATGAGTACAAGTCAGATGTCACCAGTTATG ATTATGATGCTGTGCTGACAGAGGCTGGGGACTACACATCCAAATTCTTCAAGCTGAGACAACTCTTCAGCATGGTCATTG GCCAgccccttcctctgcctcccatGATTGAGAGCAAGGCCTCCTATGGTGCCATCCTCTTGCACCAGTACATCTCTCTGTGGGATGTGCTGCCAGCACTTCTGCAG cccatcaagTCAGAGTTCCCTGTGAACATGGAGAATCTGCAGCTGAACGACAGCATTGGGCAGCCCTATGGCTATGTGCTCTATGAGACTgtcatttttggggggggacACCTGCACAGCAGGGACCACGTCCGGGACCGGGCTCAG GTGTTTGTTAACACTGTGTATGTGGGGGAGCTGGACTACAACTCAGTGGAGCTCTCCATTCCTGAGGGACAG CAGGGCTTcaggcagctgaggctgctggtgGAGAACCGTGGCCGTGTCAATTATGGGCTGGCACTGAATGAGCAGAGGAAAG GCTTAATTGGTGACATCTTCTTGAATAAAACCCCCTTGAGGAACTTCAAGATTTACAGCTTGGAGATGAAACCTGCCTTCATGAAAAG CCTGCAGCACGTGTCTGGCTGGAGCTCAGTCCCGGATTATTTCGTGGGGCCGGCGTTCTTCCGCGGGAGGCTGTGGAtagagcagcagccacaggacaccttccTGAAGCTGCAG ggctgggagaaaGGAGTGGTGTTTGTCAATGGTCAGAACCTGGGAAGATACTGGAAGATTGGACCTCAGGAAACTCTTTACCTTCCTGGGCCCTGGCTAAGGAGAGGGGGCAACGAG ATTGTGATCTTTGAGGAGCGCACGGCGGGCCGCATCATCCAGTCCGTGGACATCCCTTACCTGGGACGGACCCAGTACGTGGACTGA
- the LOC136565717 gene encoding beta-galactosidase-1-like protein 2 isoform X2, producing the protein MWPCGGRRQRRLGGVALLLVVLWLLLRRYYPCLLLAVSEPCENAVLLRFNWSELTPLGLWGRTHGLQTENSEFLLEGMPFRILGGSMHYFRVPREYWEDRMLKMRACGLNTLTTYVPWNLHEKERGKFDFSKNLDLRAFLSLAAKNGLWVILRPGPYICSEWDLGGLPSWLLQDPEMQLRTTYKGFTEAVDAYFDRLMRVVVPFQYKKGGPIIAVQVENEYGSYAKDPNYMNYVKMALLNRGIVELLMTSDNKNGLSFGLVEGALATVNFQKLEPGLLKYLDTVQKDQPKMVMEYWTGWFDNWGGPHYVFDADEMVNTVESILKTGASINLYMFHGGTNFGFMSGALEADEYKSDVTSYDYDAVLTEAGDYTSKFFKLRQLFSMVIGQPLPLPPMIESKASYGAILLHQYISLWDVLPALLQPIKSEFPVNMENLQLNDSIGQPYGYVLYETVIFGGGHLHSRDHVRDRAQVFVNTVYVGELDYNSVELSIPEGQGFRQLRLLVENRGRVNYGLALNEQRKGLIGDIFLNKTPLRNFKIYSLEMKPAFMKSLQHVSGWSSVPDYFVGPAFFRGRLWIEQQPQDTFLKLQGWEKGVVFVNGQNLGRYWKIGPQETLYLPGPWLRRGGNEIVIFEERTAGRIIQSVDIPYLGRTQYVD; encoded by the exons ATGTGGCCGTgcggggggcggcggcagcgccgccTCGGGGGCGTCGCGCTGCTCCTCGTcgtgctgtggctgctgctgcgcAG GTATtacccctgcctgctgctggctgtttcAGAGCCCTGTGAGAATGCTGTGCTACTCAG GTTTAACTGGAGCGAGCTGACccctctggggctgtgggggaggACCCATGGCCTGCAGACAGAGAACTCCGAGTTCCTGCTGGAAGGGATGCCCTTCCGCATCCTGGGGGGCTCCATGCACTACTTCAGAGTGCCCCGGGAGTACTGGGAGGATCGCATGCTCAAAATGAGAGCCTGTGGCCTCAACACCCTCACCAC GTACGTGCCGTGGAACCTGCACGAAAAGGAAAGAGGCAAGTTTGACTTCAGTAAAAACCTGGACCTGAG GGCCTTCCTTTCCCTGGCAGCTAAAAATGGGCTGTGGGTGATTCTGCGCCCTGGACCTTACATCTGCTCAGAGTGGGACCTCGGGGGTCTGCCCAG ctggctgctgcaggacccCGAGATGCAGCTGAGGACGACCTACAAGGGCTTCACGGAGGCTGTGGACGCCTACTTTGACCGCCTGATGCGCGTGGTTGTCCCTTTCCAG TACAAGAAAGGAGGTCCCATCATTGCAGTGCAGGTGGAGAATGAATATGGTTCCTATGCCAAAGACCCAAACTACATGAACTATGTCAAAATG GCCCTGTTAAACAGAGGGATTGTGGAGCTGCTGATGACCTCAGACAACAAGAATGGGCTGTCCTTTGGCTTGGTGGAAGGAG CACTGGCCACTGTTAACTTTCAGAAGCTGGAGCCTGGGCTGCTGAAATACCTTGACACAGTGCAG AAAGACCAGCCTAAGATGGTGATGGAGTACTGGACTGGCTGGTTTGATAACTGGGGAGGCCCTCACTATGTCTTTGATGCAGATG agatGGTGAATACTGTAGAAAGCATCCTCAAAACAGGAGCATCCATCAACCTCTACATGTTCCATGGAGGCACCAACTTTGGCTTCATGAGCGGGGCTCTGGAAGCTGATGAGTACAAGTCAGATGTCACCAGTTATG ATTATGATGCTGTGCTGACAGAGGCTGGGGACTACACATCCAAATTCTTCAAGCTGAGACAACTCTTCAGCATGGTCATTG GCCAgccccttcctctgcctcccatGATTGAGAGCAAGGCCTCCTATGGTGCCATCCTCTTGCACCAGTACATCTCTCTGTGGGATGTGCTGCCAGCACTTCTGCAG cccatcaagTCAGAGTTCCCTGTGAACATGGAGAATCTGCAGCTGAACGACAGCATTGGGCAGCCCTATGGCTATGTGCTCTATGAGACTgtcatttttggggggggacACCTGCACAGCAGGGACCACGTCCGGGACCGGGCTCAG GTGTTTGTTAACACTGTGTATGTGGGGGAGCTGGACTACAACTCAGTGGAGCTCTCCATTCCTGAGGGACAG GGCTTcaggcagctgaggctgctggtgGAGAACCGTGGCCGTGTCAATTATGGGCTGGCACTGAATGAGCAGAGGAAAG GCTTAATTGGTGACATCTTCTTGAATAAAACCCCCTTGAGGAACTTCAAGATTTACAGCTTGGAGATGAAACCTGCCTTCATGAAAAG CCTGCAGCACGTGTCTGGCTGGAGCTCAGTCCCGGATTATTTCGTGGGGCCGGCGTTCTTCCGCGGGAGGCTGTGGAtagagcagcagccacaggacaccttccTGAAGCTGCAG ggctgggagaaaGGAGTGGTGTTTGTCAATGGTCAGAACCTGGGAAGATACTGGAAGATTGGACCTCAGGAAACTCTTTACCTTCCTGGGCCCTGGCTAAGGAGAGGGGGCAACGAG ATTGTGATCTTTGAGGAGCGCACGGCGGGCCGCATCATCCAGTCCGTGGACATCCCTTACCTGGGACGGACCCAGTACGTGGACTGA
- the LOC136565717 gene encoding beta-galactosidase-1-like protein 2 isoform X3 has product MWPCGGRRQRRLGGVALLLVVLWLLLRRFNWSELTPLGLWGRTHGLQTENSEFLLEGMPFRILGGSMHYFRVPREYWEDRMLKMRACGLNTLTTYVPWNLHEKERGKFDFSKNLDLRAFLSLAAKNGLWVILRPGPYICSEWDLGGLPSWLLQDPEMQLRTTYKGFTEAVDAYFDRLMRVVVPFQYKKGGPIIAVQVENEYGSYAKDPNYMNYVKMALLNRGIVELLMTSDNKNGLSFGLVEGALATVNFQKLEPGLLKYLDTVQKDQPKMVMEYWTGWFDNWGGPHYVFDADEMVNTVESILKTGASINLYMFHGGTNFGFMSGALEADEYKSDVTSYDYDAVLTEAGDYTSKFFKLRQLFSMVIGQPLPLPPMIESKASYGAILLHQYISLWDVLPALLQPIKSEFPVNMENLQLNDSIGQPYGYVLYETVIFGGGHLHSRDHVRDRAQVFVNTVYVGELDYNSVELSIPEGQQGFRQLRLLVENRGRVNYGLALNEQRKGLIGDIFLNKTPLRNFKIYSLEMKPAFMKSLQHVSGWSSVPDYFVGPAFFRGRLWIEQQPQDTFLKLQGWEKGVVFVNGQNLGRYWKIGPQETLYLPGPWLRRGGNEIVIFEERTAGRIIQSVDIPYLGRTQYVD; this is encoded by the exons ATGTGGCCGTgcggggggcggcggcagcgccgccTCGGGGGCGTCGCGCTGCTCCTCGTcgtgctgtggctgctgctgcgcAG GTTTAACTGGAGCGAGCTGACccctctggggctgtgggggaggACCCATGGCCTGCAGACAGAGAACTCCGAGTTCCTGCTGGAAGGGATGCCCTTCCGCATCCTGGGGGGCTCCATGCACTACTTCAGAGTGCCCCGGGAGTACTGGGAGGATCGCATGCTCAAAATGAGAGCCTGTGGCCTCAACACCCTCACCAC GTACGTGCCGTGGAACCTGCACGAAAAGGAAAGAGGCAAGTTTGACTTCAGTAAAAACCTGGACCTGAG GGCCTTCCTTTCCCTGGCAGCTAAAAATGGGCTGTGGGTGATTCTGCGCCCTGGACCTTACATCTGCTCAGAGTGGGACCTCGGGGGTCTGCCCAG ctggctgctgcaggacccCGAGATGCAGCTGAGGACGACCTACAAGGGCTTCACGGAGGCTGTGGACGCCTACTTTGACCGCCTGATGCGCGTGGTTGTCCCTTTCCAG TACAAGAAAGGAGGTCCCATCATTGCAGTGCAGGTGGAGAATGAATATGGTTCCTATGCCAAAGACCCAAACTACATGAACTATGTCAAAATG GCCCTGTTAAACAGAGGGATTGTGGAGCTGCTGATGACCTCAGACAACAAGAATGGGCTGTCCTTTGGCTTGGTGGAAGGAG CACTGGCCACTGTTAACTTTCAGAAGCTGGAGCCTGGGCTGCTGAAATACCTTGACACAGTGCAG AAAGACCAGCCTAAGATGGTGATGGAGTACTGGACTGGCTGGTTTGATAACTGGGGAGGCCCTCACTATGTCTTTGATGCAGATG agatGGTGAATACTGTAGAAAGCATCCTCAAAACAGGAGCATCCATCAACCTCTACATGTTCCATGGAGGCACCAACTTTGGCTTCATGAGCGGGGCTCTGGAAGCTGATGAGTACAAGTCAGATGTCACCAGTTATG ATTATGATGCTGTGCTGACAGAGGCTGGGGACTACACATCCAAATTCTTCAAGCTGAGACAACTCTTCAGCATGGTCATTG GCCAgccccttcctctgcctcccatGATTGAGAGCAAGGCCTCCTATGGTGCCATCCTCTTGCACCAGTACATCTCTCTGTGGGATGTGCTGCCAGCACTTCTGCAG cccatcaagTCAGAGTTCCCTGTGAACATGGAGAATCTGCAGCTGAACGACAGCATTGGGCAGCCCTATGGCTATGTGCTCTATGAGACTgtcatttttggggggggacACCTGCACAGCAGGGACCACGTCCGGGACCGGGCTCAG GTGTTTGTTAACACTGTGTATGTGGGGGAGCTGGACTACAACTCAGTGGAGCTCTCCATTCCTGAGGGACAG CAGGGCTTcaggcagctgaggctgctggtgGAGAACCGTGGCCGTGTCAATTATGGGCTGGCACTGAATGAGCAGAGGAAAG GCTTAATTGGTGACATCTTCTTGAATAAAACCCCCTTGAGGAACTTCAAGATTTACAGCTTGGAGATGAAACCTGCCTTCATGAAAAG CCTGCAGCACGTGTCTGGCTGGAGCTCAGTCCCGGATTATTTCGTGGGGCCGGCGTTCTTCCGCGGGAGGCTGTGGAtagagcagcagccacaggacaccttccTGAAGCTGCAG ggctgggagaaaGGAGTGGTGTTTGTCAATGGTCAGAACCTGGGAAGATACTGGAAGATTGGACCTCAGGAAACTCTTTACCTTCCTGGGCCCTGGCTAAGGAGAGGGGGCAACGAG ATTGTGATCTTTGAGGAGCGCACGGCGGGCCGCATCATCCAGTCCGTGGACATCCCTTACCTGGGACGGACCCAGTACGTGGACTGA
- the LOC136565717 gene encoding beta-galactosidase-1-like protein 2 isoform X4: MWPCGGRRQRRLGGVALLLVVLWLLLRRFNWSELTPLGLWGRTHGLQTENSEFLLEGMPFRILGGSMHYFRVPREYWEDRMLKMRACGLNTLTTYVPWNLHEKERGKFDFSKNLDLRAFLSLAAKNGLWVILRPGPYICSEWDLGGLPSWLLQDPEMQLRTTYKGFTEAVDAYFDRLMRVVVPFQYKKGGPIIAVQVENEYGSYAKDPNYMNYVKMALLNRGIVELLMTSDNKNGLSFGLVEGALATVNFQKLEPGLLKYLDTVQKDQPKMVMEYWTGWFDNWGGPHYVFDADEMVNTVESILKTGASINLYMFHGGTNFGFMSGALEADEYKSDVTSYDYDAVLTEAGDYTSKFFKLRQLFSMVIGQPLPLPPMIESKASYGAILLHQYISLWDVLPALLQPIKSEFPVNMENLQLNDSIGQPYGYVLYETVIFGGGHLHSRDHVRDRAQVFVNTVYVGELDYNSVELSIPEGQGFRQLRLLVENRGRVNYGLALNEQRKGLIGDIFLNKTPLRNFKIYSLEMKPAFMKSLQHVSGWSSVPDYFVGPAFFRGRLWIEQQPQDTFLKLQGWEKGVVFVNGQNLGRYWKIGPQETLYLPGPWLRRGGNEIVIFEERTAGRIIQSVDIPYLGRTQYVD; this comes from the exons ATGTGGCCGTgcggggggcggcggcagcgccgccTCGGGGGCGTCGCGCTGCTCCTCGTcgtgctgtggctgctgctgcgcAG GTTTAACTGGAGCGAGCTGACccctctggggctgtgggggaggACCCATGGCCTGCAGACAGAGAACTCCGAGTTCCTGCTGGAAGGGATGCCCTTCCGCATCCTGGGGGGCTCCATGCACTACTTCAGAGTGCCCCGGGAGTACTGGGAGGATCGCATGCTCAAAATGAGAGCCTGTGGCCTCAACACCCTCACCAC GTACGTGCCGTGGAACCTGCACGAAAAGGAAAGAGGCAAGTTTGACTTCAGTAAAAACCTGGACCTGAG GGCCTTCCTTTCCCTGGCAGCTAAAAATGGGCTGTGGGTGATTCTGCGCCCTGGACCTTACATCTGCTCAGAGTGGGACCTCGGGGGTCTGCCCAG ctggctgctgcaggacccCGAGATGCAGCTGAGGACGACCTACAAGGGCTTCACGGAGGCTGTGGACGCCTACTTTGACCGCCTGATGCGCGTGGTTGTCCCTTTCCAG TACAAGAAAGGAGGTCCCATCATTGCAGTGCAGGTGGAGAATGAATATGGTTCCTATGCCAAAGACCCAAACTACATGAACTATGTCAAAATG GCCCTGTTAAACAGAGGGATTGTGGAGCTGCTGATGACCTCAGACAACAAGAATGGGCTGTCCTTTGGCTTGGTGGAAGGAG CACTGGCCACTGTTAACTTTCAGAAGCTGGAGCCTGGGCTGCTGAAATACCTTGACACAGTGCAG AAAGACCAGCCTAAGATGGTGATGGAGTACTGGACTGGCTGGTTTGATAACTGGGGAGGCCCTCACTATGTCTTTGATGCAGATG agatGGTGAATACTGTAGAAAGCATCCTCAAAACAGGAGCATCCATCAACCTCTACATGTTCCATGGAGGCACCAACTTTGGCTTCATGAGCGGGGCTCTGGAAGCTGATGAGTACAAGTCAGATGTCACCAGTTATG ATTATGATGCTGTGCTGACAGAGGCTGGGGACTACACATCCAAATTCTTCAAGCTGAGACAACTCTTCAGCATGGTCATTG GCCAgccccttcctctgcctcccatGATTGAGAGCAAGGCCTCCTATGGTGCCATCCTCTTGCACCAGTACATCTCTCTGTGGGATGTGCTGCCAGCACTTCTGCAG cccatcaagTCAGAGTTCCCTGTGAACATGGAGAATCTGCAGCTGAACGACAGCATTGGGCAGCCCTATGGCTATGTGCTCTATGAGACTgtcatttttggggggggacACCTGCACAGCAGGGACCACGTCCGGGACCGGGCTCAG GTGTTTGTTAACACTGTGTATGTGGGGGAGCTGGACTACAACTCAGTGGAGCTCTCCATTCCTGAGGGACAG GGCTTcaggcagctgaggctgctggtgGAGAACCGTGGCCGTGTCAATTATGGGCTGGCACTGAATGAGCAGAGGAAAG GCTTAATTGGTGACATCTTCTTGAATAAAACCCCCTTGAGGAACTTCAAGATTTACAGCTTGGAGATGAAACCTGCCTTCATGAAAAG CCTGCAGCACGTGTCTGGCTGGAGCTCAGTCCCGGATTATTTCGTGGGGCCGGCGTTCTTCCGCGGGAGGCTGTGGAtagagcagcagccacaggacaccttccTGAAGCTGCAG ggctgggagaaaGGAGTGGTGTTTGTCAATGGTCAGAACCTGGGAAGATACTGGAAGATTGGACCTCAGGAAACTCTTTACCTTCCTGGGCCCTGGCTAAGGAGAGGGGGCAACGAG ATTGTGATCTTTGAGGAGCGCACGGCGGGCCGCATCATCCAGTCCGTGGACATCCCTTACCTGGGACGGACCCAGTACGTGGACTGA